A region from the Parasphingopyxis sp. CP4 genome encodes:
- the trmD gene encoding tRNA (guanosine(37)-N1)-methyltransferase TrmD, with protein sequence MTFAATILTLYPEMFPGPLGHSIAGRARDEGLWSLETLQIRDFATDKHHTVDDTPAGGGAGMVMKADVLGAAIDAALEREPNAPVLAMSPRGTPLSQARVRELSAGSGVSILCGRFEGFDERIFEGRPVEEVSIGDYVLSGGEIGALALLDACIRLLPGVMGAASSGDEESFEQGLLEYPHYTRPVEWEGRTIPEVLRSGDHAKIASWRKRQAEAITRSRRPDLWERYSGASDQSPSGAQRDKAKDE encoded by the coding sequence ATGACCTTCGCCGCCACCATCCTCACCCTGTACCCGGAAATGTTTCCCGGGCCGCTCGGTCATTCGATTGCCGGGCGGGCGCGGGATGAGGGGCTTTGGTCGCTCGAAACCCTGCAAATCCGCGATTTCGCGACTGACAAGCATCATACGGTGGATGATACACCAGCAGGCGGCGGTGCCGGCATGGTGATGAAGGCGGATGTGCTAGGCGCAGCAATCGATGCCGCGTTGGAACGCGAACCGAATGCGCCGGTACTGGCGATGTCACCACGCGGAACGCCGCTCTCCCAAGCGCGGGTGCGGGAGCTCTCAGCCGGTTCCGGGGTATCCATCCTGTGCGGGCGCTTTGAGGGTTTTGACGAGCGGATTTTCGAAGGGCGCCCGGTTGAGGAGGTCTCAATCGGCGATTATGTGCTCTCTGGTGGCGAAATCGGCGCTTTGGCGCTGTTAGACGCTTGCATAAGGCTGCTTCCCGGGGTAATGGGCGCGGCTTCAAGCGGTGATGAAGAAAGCTTCGAACAGGGGCTTCTTGAATATCCGCACTATACCCGGCCTGTTGAATGGGAAGGGCGCACGATCCCTGAAGTGTTGCGATCGGGGGATCATGCGAAAATCGCTTCGTGGCGGAAACGCCAGGCAGAAGCGATTACACGGTCACGGCGGCCGGATCTTTGGGAGCGCTACTCTGGCGCTTCGGATCAGTCGCCCTCTGGCGCGCAACGCGATAAAGCAAAGGACGAATGA
- the ffh gene encoding signal recognition particle protein: protein MFDNLSDRLGGVFDRLKGRGALNESDVRAAMREVRIALLEADVALPVARDFVEGVTEQAVGQQVLKSVTPGQQVVKIVNDALVEMLGAEASELNVDGAPPNVVMMVGLQGSGKTTTTAKIAKRLTEKGRKKVLMASLDVNRPAAQEQLAVLGTQTEVATLPIVEGQQPVDIAKRALQAAKLQGFDVVMLDTAGRLHVDQQLMDEMKAVSDAATPEEILLVVDALTGQDAVNVAQNFSEQVPLTGTVLTRMDGDARGGAALSMRAVTGTPIKFVGVGEKLDEIEEFHPERVAGRILGMGDVVSLVERAAETVQKDEAEAFAEKMAKGQFDMNDLRTQLSQMQRMGGLGALAGMLPGMKKAKAAMDQSGMDDKVLVHMDAIISSMTKDERAKPGLLNAKRKRRVAMGSGTTVQEVNKLIKMHKEMSSAMKRIKKMGGLKGLMKMFGGGGPDGLPPGDGGMPPGGVPGLPGMPGQGVPPGLDKLLKR, encoded by the coding sequence ATGTTCGACAATCTCAGCGACAGGCTTGGCGGCGTATTCGACCGTCTGAAAGGCCGCGGTGCGCTTAATGAGAGCGATGTTCGTGCAGCGATGCGCGAAGTACGCATTGCATTGCTTGAGGCCGATGTGGCGCTGCCAGTGGCCCGTGATTTTGTCGAAGGGGTCACGGAACAGGCGGTTGGCCAGCAAGTTCTCAAATCCGTTACGCCGGGGCAGCAGGTCGTCAAAATCGTCAATGACGCGCTGGTCGAGATGTTGGGCGCAGAAGCGTCTGAGCTCAATGTTGATGGTGCGCCGCCCAATGTCGTGATGATGGTTGGCCTTCAGGGGTCGGGTAAAACGACAACCACAGCCAAGATCGCCAAGCGCCTGACCGAAAAGGGACGCAAAAAGGTGCTGATGGCGTCGCTCGACGTTAATCGCCCGGCTGCCCAGGAACAGCTCGCTGTACTCGGCACGCAAACCGAAGTCGCAACGCTTCCGATTGTCGAAGGCCAGCAACCGGTCGATATCGCGAAACGCGCGCTGCAGGCCGCAAAGCTTCAGGGCTTTGACGTGGTCATGCTGGATACCGCGGGTCGTCTCCATGTCGATCAGCAGCTGATGGACGAAATGAAGGCGGTGTCCGATGCAGCGACGCCGGAAGAGATCCTCCTCGTTGTCGATGCGCTGACCGGCCAGGATGCCGTGAATGTCGCACAGAATTTCAGCGAGCAGGTGCCGCTTACCGGAACGGTGCTCACCCGGATGGATGGCGATGCCCGCGGTGGTGCGGCTCTCTCGATGCGCGCGGTCACTGGTACGCCGATTAAATTTGTCGGCGTCGGTGAAAAGCTTGACGAGATTGAGGAATTTCATCCCGAACGCGTTGCCGGCCGTATTCTCGGCATGGGCGATGTGGTCAGCCTCGTGGAACGCGCCGCAGAGACGGTGCAGAAGGACGAGGCCGAGGCATTCGCCGAGAAAATGGCCAAGGGCCAGTTCGACATGAACGACCTGCGCACCCAGCTCTCGCAGATGCAGCGCATGGGCGGGCTTGGCGCTTTGGCCGGCATGTTGCCCGGCATGAAGAAAGCGAAAGCTGCGATGGATCAGAGCGGCATGGATGACAAAGTGCTGGTTCACATGGATGCGATCATCAGCTCGATGACCAAGGACGAGCGCGCAAAACCCGGGCTGTTGAACGCGAAGCGCAAGCGGCGCGTCGCCATGGGCTCGGGGACGACCGTTCAGGAGGTCAACAAGCTCATCAAGATGCACAAGGAAATGTCATCAGCGATGAAGCGCATCAAGAAGATGGGCGGCCTTAAGGGATTGATGAAGATGTTCGGCGGCGGCGGACCAGATGGCCTGCCGCCCGGCGATGGCGGAATGCCGCCTGGCGGTGTGCCAGGTCTCCCTGGAATGCCAGGGCAGGGCGTTCCACCCGGACTCGATAAATTACTGAAACGCTAG
- a CDS encoding MDR family MFS transporter translates to MADNSTAEPEDDALLQVRYKGLLTFAIMLAMTMQIIDTTIINVALPHMRTSLGATIDSIAWVLTSYIVATAVAIPITGWLSDRIGSRNLFLGAVAFFIVASVLCGAATTLEQMVLFRILQGIAAAFIGPISQTAMLDINPSHKHGQAMAIWSLGAVLGPIIGPVIGGYITESYSWRWVFYVNVPLGGLILVLLWFLLPTRKIDRRGFDLFGFSMFALGLAALQLVLDRGQTLDWLDSTEIWIGIGCIIIGFWVFTVHMIGGRNTLLSPAIFRDRNLVASLVNLLLVGIVVFAIMALIAPLLQGVLNYPVITAGLLLAPRGIGVIIAMALAARLMNMMDARILLALGWAICGWSCYMMIGWSIEMDWWPVFTVGVIQGLGIGFIFVPLNVIAFATLPISLRPEGAALMNLARNVGASLGISITASNVARAQQISHADLGANITPSTLPSLGLERLNLPAGQVAMLVDAEINRQALMIGYLNNFWLIMWGCIIAVPAAMLLKKIPPTGTATVDKEPDGELKPAE, encoded by the coding sequence ATGGCGGACAATAGCACCGCCGAGCCGGAGGACGATGCTCTCCTCCAGGTCCGCTATAAAGGGCTGCTGACCTTCGCCATCATGCTGGCGATGACGATGCAGATCATCGACACCACGATCATCAACGTCGCACTGCCGCATATGCGCACGAGCCTCGGCGCGACGATCGATTCCATTGCCTGGGTGCTGACCAGCTACATCGTCGCGACCGCGGTCGCTATCCCGATCACCGGCTGGCTGTCCGACCGGATCGGATCGCGCAACCTGTTCCTGGGCGCGGTCGCTTTCTTCATCGTGGCGTCGGTGCTGTGCGGTGCGGCGACGACACTGGAGCAGATGGTTCTGTTCCGCATCTTGCAGGGCATCGCCGCGGCCTTCATTGGCCCGATCTCGCAAACCGCGATGCTCGACATCAACCCCTCGCATAAACATGGCCAGGCAATGGCGATCTGGAGCCTGGGTGCGGTGCTCGGCCCGATCATCGGCCCGGTGATCGGTGGCTATATCACCGAGAGCTATAGCTGGCGCTGGGTCTTCTATGTGAACGTACCGCTGGGCGGGCTGATCCTCGTATTGCTCTGGTTCCTGCTGCCGACCCGCAAGATCGATCGGCGCGGCTTCGATCTGTTCGGCTTCTCGATGTTTGCGCTTGGCCTTGCAGCGCTGCAGCTCGTTCTCGACCGTGGCCAGACCCTGGACTGGCTCGACAGCACCGAAATCTGGATCGGGATTGGTTGCATAATCATCGGCTTCTGGGTGTTCACCGTACATATGATCGGCGGCCGCAATACGCTGCTCTCACCGGCGATATTCAGGGATCGCAACCTTGTCGCATCGCTGGTGAACCTGCTGCTTGTCGGCATTGTCGTCTTCGCGATCATGGCGCTGATCGCGCCCCTCCTCCAAGGCGTACTCAACTATCCGGTGATCACCGCCGGCCTGCTGCTCGCGCCCAGAGGCATCGGCGTGATCATCGCCATGGCACTGGCTGCGCGGCTGATGAACATGATGGACGCGCGCATCCTGCTCGCGCTGGGTTGGGCGATCTGCGGCTGGTCCTGCTATATGATGATCGGCTGGTCGATCGAGATGGACTGGTGGCCGGTCTTCACGGTCGGCGTGATCCAGGGGCTCGGCATCGGCTTCATCTTCGTACCGCTGAACGTGATCGCCTTTGCGACGCTCCCGATCAGCCTCCGGCCGGAAGGCGCAGCGCTCATGAACCTCGCCCGCAATGTCGGTGCATCCCTCGGCATTTCGATCACGGCGAGTAACGTCGCGCGCGCGCAGCAGATCAGTCATGCCGATCTCGGCGCCAATATCACGCCATCCACCCTACCCTCGCTCGGCCTCGAACGGCTTAACCTGCCCGCCGGCCAAGTCGCCATGCTGGTTGATGCCGAGATCAACCGCCAGGCGCTGATGATCGGTTATCTCAACAATTTCTGGCTTATCATGTGGGGCTGCATCATCGCCGTACCCGCCGCAATGCTGCTCAAAAAGATACCCCCGACCGGAACGGCGACAGTCGACAAGGAACCGGACGGCGAATTGAAGCCAGCGGAGTAG
- the rplS gene encoding 50S ribosomal protein L19, whose product MNLIEQLEAEAIESITTDKKLPEFKAGDTVRVGVKVVEGTRTRIQNFEGVCIARTNRGMGSSFTVRKISFGEGVERVFPLYSPNVDSVTVLKRGIVRRAKLYYLRGRTGKSARIAEARDDREKETIKTEAPEAAETAES is encoded by the coding sequence ATGAATCTCATCGAACAGCTCGAGGCGGAAGCCATTGAGAGCATTACGACGGACAAGAAGCTCCCCGAATTCAAAGCGGGCGACACTGTTCGTGTGGGTGTGAAGGTTGTCGAAGGCACCCGAACCCGTATTCAGAATTTCGAAGGCGTGTGCATCGCGCGTACCAATCGCGGCATGGGATCGAGCTTCACGGTTCGCAAAATCTCGTTCGGCGAAGGCGTTGAGCGTGTATTCCCGCTGTACAGCCCGAATGTCGACAGCGTGACCGTGCTGAAGCGCGGCATCGTGCGTCGCGCCAAGCTTTACTATCTGCGTGGTCGCACCGGTAAGAGCGCGCGTATCGCCGAAGCCCGTGACGATCGCGAGAAAGAAACGATCAAGACCGAAGCGCCTGAAGCAGCGGAAACCGCTGAAAGCTAA
- a CDS encoding bifunctional diguanylate cyclase/phosphodiesterase has translation MGDSDTLAGVAKPSDAPTQGMRTPRALISGSIAVTTIVMFAALGGEVIANIIAGTASTRDPVLAVALILNIALILIGWRHHNEVSVQIRSHKDAAKRARMLALRDPLTGFLNRRALSAEAASMLSRSKDRNRVVAMFVIDLDSFKYINDLNGHHVGDVLLREVGKRIMSALPGSALGARLGGDEFAAAFQFDPTNPAAVDAVADELIERISLPFDIENQSIQTSASVGIARSDHDCNGIETLLRRADIAMYAAKHQGKNRAVWFDGSMERLLEERNRVEAGMRKGIPAGEFKPYYEQQIDLMTGKLHGFEVLARWEHPTRGIIMPDEFIPVAEECGLIGELSECVMSQAFVEARDWDQNLTLSVNISPAQLKDPWLAQKVIKLLTETNFPPSRLEIEITETALFDNLGIAQSIISSLKNQGIRVALDDFGTGYSSLAHLRALPFDRIKIDRSFVTSINDDNESAAIVDAITRLGSSLGLPVTAEGIENEQIEESLKNLGSMAGQGWHFGKPMAIGQTRRLLADQDKLNPRPTEEVAEEALDDLRKLRKTA, from the coding sequence ATGGGCGATAGCGATACTCTCGCTGGGGTAGCCAAGCCATCCGACGCACCAACCCAAGGGATGAGGACGCCACGCGCCCTGATTTCGGGTTCGATTGCGGTGACAACCATCGTGATGTTCGCTGCTCTTGGTGGCGAAGTGATCGCCAATATCATCGCCGGGACCGCATCAACCCGAGACCCAGTTCTGGCTGTGGCACTGATCCTCAATATCGCCCTGATCCTGATTGGCTGGCGCCATCACAATGAAGTGAGCGTCCAGATCCGGTCACACAAAGATGCAGCTAAGCGCGCACGGATGCTTGCGCTGCGCGACCCGCTCACCGGATTTCTCAATCGCCGCGCGCTGAGCGCCGAGGCAGCTTCAATGCTCAGTCGATCGAAGGACCGCAATCGCGTGGTCGCAATGTTCGTCATTGATCTCGACAGTTTCAAATATATCAATGACCTCAATGGCCATCATGTCGGCGACGTATTGCTGCGCGAAGTTGGCAAACGGATTATGAGCGCCCTGCCCGGCTCGGCGCTTGGCGCACGCCTTGGCGGTGACGAATTCGCGGCCGCTTTCCAATTTGACCCAACCAATCCGGCCGCTGTCGATGCAGTGGCGGATGAACTTATCGAACGCATATCGCTGCCGTTCGACATCGAGAACCAATCCATCCAGACGAGTGCATCGGTGGGTATCGCCCGTTCGGATCATGATTGTAACGGTATTGAGACGCTGCTGCGCCGCGCTGATATCGCCATGTATGCGGCCAAGCATCAGGGCAAGAACCGGGCCGTATGGTTCGACGGCAGCATGGAGCGGCTGCTTGAGGAACGTAATCGCGTTGAAGCTGGCATGCGCAAAGGCATTCCTGCCGGTGAGTTCAAACCATATTATGAGCAGCAAATCGATCTGATGACCGGCAAACTGCATGGTTTCGAAGTGCTCGCTCGTTGGGAACATCCGACGCGCGGCATCATCATGCCGGACGAGTTTATTCCGGTGGCCGAAGAATGCGGACTAATCGGCGAACTGTCCGAATGCGTCATGTCGCAGGCCTTTGTCGAGGCCCGGGATTGGGACCAAAATCTTACGTTGTCGGTCAATATTTCCCCGGCGCAGCTCAAGGATCCCTGGCTGGCGCAAAAGGTCATCAAACTGCTGACCGAAACCAATTTCCCGCCCAGCCGGCTGGAAATTGAGATTACGGAAACAGCCTTGTTCGATAATCTGGGCATTGCGCAATCGATCATTTCCAGCCTCAAGAACCAGGGCATTCGCGTCGCCCTTGACGATTTCGGCACCGGCTATTCAAGCCTCGCCCATCTCAGAGCGCTGCCGTTCGACCGGATCAAGATTGATCGCAGCTTTGTAACGTCGATCAATGACGACAATGAAAGCGCAGCGATCGTTGATGCGATTACGCGACTTGGATCCAGCTTGGGCTTGCCTGTGACCGCGGAAGGCATCGAAAACGAACAGATTGAAGAGAGCCTTAAAAATCTCGGCTCCATGGCTGGGCAGGGCTGGCATTTCGGCAAGCCGATGGCGATTGGCCAAACTCGGCGTTTGCTGGCGGATCAGGACAAGCTCAATCCTCGCCCGACCGAAGAAGTTGCCGAAGAAGCGCTTGATGACCTTCGTAAACTGCGCAAGACAGCATAG
- a CDS encoding GFA family protein translates to MSLEGGCLCGAVRYRIEEDSPPCYACHCTECQTHSGSAFVLQMPVFANKFIIEGKVVTADQDLPNGRVSTIHCCATCLVRLFAKVTGREGLVTVRAGTLDNSKTLTPVAHIWVRSKQEWLEIPDGHRVFEKMPSEADWFEILDTKNRLEAG, encoded by the coding sequence ATGAGCTTGGAAGGCGGATGCCTGTGTGGAGCGGTGCGTTATCGCATCGAGGAGGATTCACCGCCTTGCTATGCGTGCCACTGCACCGAATGTCAGACCCATAGTGGCAGTGCGTTCGTCCTTCAAATGCCTGTATTCGCAAATAAATTCATCATCGAAGGGAAGGTTGTTACCGCCGACCAAGATCTCCCAAATGGCCGGGTCAGTACCATCCATTGCTGCGCCACCTGCTTGGTACGCCTTTTTGCGAAAGTGACCGGTCGCGAGGGGTTGGTCACAGTTCGAGCAGGGACATTGGATAACAGCAAGACCCTCACTCCCGTCGCGCATATCTGGGTGCGGTCGAAACAAGAATGGCTAGAAATTCCGGATGGTCATCGGGTGTTCGAAAAGATGCCGAGCGAAGCCGACTGGTTCGAAATTCTCGATACGAAAAACAGGCTAGAAGCCGGATGA
- the dapF gene encoding diaminopimelate epimerase, translating to MRQTSEPLAFHKMHGLGNDFVIIDGRTQPVAMTQMLAREIADRRTGIGCDQLIVLEPSDIADVRMRIFNADGGEVEACGNAARCVTLLLGDTPSIDTNGGPISGSLTDEGATLDMGEPQFDWDKIPLAYAMDTLAMPVGWESLENPVAVNVGNPHVIFFVDDIAAIDLERLGPLIETDPLFPERVNVNVATVEADNSITLRVWERGAGLTRACGTGACATTVAAIRRKLVDGETTVQLPGGDLHISWSPGGTIQMTGPATHVFSGEFDIEAFA from the coding sequence ATGCGTCAAACTTCTGAACCTTTGGCATTTCACAAGATGCACGGACTCGGCAATGACTTTGTCATTATCGATGGACGAACGCAGCCTGTTGCAATGACGCAAATGCTGGCGCGCGAAATAGCCGATCGCCGCACCGGCATTGGTTGTGATCAATTGATCGTCCTGGAACCGTCAGACATTGCTGATGTGCGTATGCGTATTTTCAATGCAGATGGTGGCGAAGTGGAGGCCTGTGGCAATGCAGCGCGCTGTGTAACGCTGCTCTTGGGTGACACACCGTCAATCGACACCAATGGCGGCCCTATATCTGGAAGCCTGACAGATGAAGGCGCAACACTGGATATGGGCGAACCGCAGTTCGATTGGGACAAGATCCCCCTCGCCTATGCGATGGACACGCTCGCCATGCCCGTTGGCTGGGAATCGTTGGAGAACCCGGTCGCCGTCAATGTCGGCAATCCCCATGTCATCTTCTTTGTCGATGATATCGCCGCGATTGATCTTGAACGGCTCGGGCCATTGATCGAGACCGATCCGCTGTTTCCTGAGCGCGTCAACGTAAATGTCGCGACTGTTGAAGCTGATAACAGCATCACATTGAGAGTATGGGAGCGCGGCGCCGGATTAACGCGAGCCTGCGGCACCGGAGCATGCGCAACGACGGTCGCTGCTATCCGCCGCAAACTTGTCGATGGAGAAACCACCGTACAATTGCCAGGCGGCGATCTACACATCAGCTGGTCTCCAGGCGGTACGATCCAGATGACCGGCCCAGCGACCCATGTCTTTTCCGGTGAATTCGACATTGAGGCGTTCGCATGA
- a CDS encoding HlyD family secretion protein → MAEQDPQITADTMADGVETEKKRSPLKLFMMLLVPALVIGFGVYWYMTSGRYVSTDNAYVQQNIVEISPEVGGRIVAVMVEENQQVEAGDILFRIDPEPYRIAVQQAEADISDAQLALEQAETSVSTSGVDISTAQANVEFAQRNLARERELMDRGFNTRARVESFENQLSEARARLNAARAAQQDARAAVGSASSRGARSEFPAIAAARAMREEAQLNLERTVIRAPVSGTISEVDRLQIGQMASSGTTVVSIVARDATWIEANFKETDLNHMRVGQPAEVTFDAYPDLVVEGRVGSIGAGTGSEFSILPPQNATGNWVKVTQRVPVRIEIDGTPARQMITGLSAEVRVDIRDDGGQ, encoded by the coding sequence GTGGCCGAGCAAGACCCGCAAATAACCGCGGATACAATGGCTGACGGGGTGGAGACGGAGAAGAAACGTTCTCCGCTCAAGCTATTCATGATGCTGCTGGTGCCCGCCTTGGTCATCGGTTTCGGCGTCTATTGGTACATGACATCGGGTCGATATGTGTCGACCGACAATGCCTATGTGCAGCAGAATATTGTCGAAATCAGCCCGGAAGTCGGCGGCCGGATCGTTGCCGTCATGGTCGAAGAAAACCAGCAGGTTGAAGCTGGGGACATCCTGTTCCGGATCGATCCTGAACCCTATCGGATCGCCGTACAGCAAGCCGAAGCCGATATCAGCGACGCCCAGCTTGCGCTTGAACAGGCCGAAACCTCGGTCTCGACCAGCGGCGTCGATATCTCGACGGCCCAGGCCAATGTGGAGTTTGCCCAGCGCAATCTCGCGCGGGAACGCGAACTCATGGATCGCGGTTTCAATACCCGCGCACGGGTTGAGTCATTTGAAAACCAGCTTTCCGAAGCCCGCGCACGACTGAACGCAGCGCGCGCGGCGCAGCAGGATGCACGTGCCGCAGTCGGCAGTGCCAGCAGCCGTGGTGCACGATCCGAATTTCCGGCAATTGCCGCTGCCCGCGCGATGCGCGAAGAAGCGCAGCTCAACCTCGAACGCACCGTTATCCGAGCCCCAGTGAGCGGAACGATCAGTGAGGTTGATCGCCTGCAGATCGGCCAGATGGCGAGCTCCGGCACGACAGTGGTCAGCATTGTCGCGCGCGACGCGACCTGGATCGAAGCCAATTTCAAGGAAACCGACCTCAATCATATGCGGGTCGGCCAGCCAGCCGAAGTAACGTTCGATGCCTATCCCGATCTTGTGGTTGAAGGCCGGGTCGGCAGCATTGGCGCAGGCACGGGCTCGGAATTCTCAATCCTGCCGCCGCAAAATGCGACCGGCAATTGGGTCAAAGTCACCCAGCGCGTGCCGGTCCGTATCGAGATTGACGGAACGCCAGCACGGCAAATGATCACCGGGCTGAGCGCCGAAGTACGCGTCGATATTCGCGACGATGGCGGACAATAG
- a CDS encoding 2-hydroxychromene-2-carboxylate isomerase: protein MTLHADLYWSFRSPYSYLATGRYRQLMVDYDLEIALKPVYPLAIREPDFFEKNHPNWLGYTFQDIFRVAQFEGIPMGPPNPDPIVQDIATRKISDDQPYIFRLLRAGQAAARRGKGFEFADEVSQLIWGGTPNWHEGDHLAKAVERAGLDLAELDAEAEAEPEELDAEIAANQEALEAAGHWGVPTLVFDGEPFFGQDRIELALWRMKQKGLTER from the coding sequence ATGACCCTGCATGCCGATCTTTATTGGTCTTTCCGCAGCCCTTACAGCTATTTGGCAACCGGGCGATATCGCCAATTGATGGTCGATTATGACCTCGAAATCGCGCTCAAGCCTGTCTATCCGCTGGCGATCCGCGAGCCGGATTTCTTCGAAAAAAACCACCCCAACTGGCTTGGCTATACATTCCAGGACATTTTTCGGGTCGCGCAGTTTGAAGGGATCCCGATGGGGCCGCCCAATCCCGATCCGATTGTCCAGGATATCGCGACCCGCAAGATTTCCGATGATCAGCCGTATATCTTCCGACTGCTGCGCGCGGGCCAGGCGGCTGCACGCAGGGGCAAGGGATTTGAATTTGCCGATGAGGTTTCGCAGCTCATCTGGGGTGGGACGCCAAATTGGCACGAGGGTGATCATCTCGCCAAGGCGGTTGAGCGCGCCGGGCTGGATTTAGCCGAGCTGGATGCCGAGGCAGAAGCGGAACCGGAAGAACTCGACGCCGAAATCGCTGCCAATCAAGAGGCGCTCGAAGCTGCCGGCCATTGGGGCGTCCCGACCCTGGTCTTCGATGGCGAGCCGTTTTTTGGCCAAGATCGGATCGAACTGGCCCTTTGGCGGATGAAACAGAAAGGCCTGACGGAACGATGA
- the rimM gene encoding ribosome maturation factor RimM (Essential for efficient processing of 16S rRNA): MAEKRITLAAIAGAHGIGGEVRLKLFSESLASFKRFKAFEAGGQSLTLKSVRETGKMPIARFAEVTDRNAAEALRGTELTVPRSALPPLEEGEYYHADLLGLPCVSEEGDPIGEVVNVENFGAGDIIEIKQPDGSDFMVPIRAITASDTEIILDNDFLP, encoded by the coding sequence TTGGCCGAGAAGCGCATTACCCTCGCCGCCATTGCCGGAGCGCATGGCATTGGCGGTGAGGTGCGTCTCAAGCTCTTTTCCGAAAGCCTGGCCAGTTTCAAACGCTTCAAGGCGTTTGAGGCGGGTGGGCAATCGCTTACGCTCAAATCCGTGCGCGAAACCGGCAAGATGCCGATCGCCCGCTTTGCCGAAGTGACGGACCGCAACGCCGCCGAGGCCTTGCGCGGTACCGAGCTGACAGTTCCGCGCTCCGCCCTCCCGCCTTTGGAAGAGGGCGAATATTATCATGCGGACCTGTTGGGCCTGCCGTGCGTCAGCGAAGAGGGTGATCCGATCGGCGAAGTGGTCAATGTCGAAAATTTCGGCGCCGGTGACATAATCGAGATCAAACAGCCCGATGGATCCGATTTCATGGTACCGATACGGGCGATCACCGCATCGGATACTGAGATCATACTGGATAACGATTTCCTGCCATGA
- a CDS encoding aspartate-semialdehyde dehydrogenase — MGYRVAVVGATGNVGREMLACLAEREFPADEIAAVASSRSHGMEVEFGETERMLKCQNIEHFDFSEWDIALFAAGSGPAQEYGPKAAEAGCTVIDNSSLFRMDPDVPLIVPEVNPEAIDGYRAKNIIANPNCSTAQLVVALKPLHDVAKIKRVVVATYQSTSGAGKSGMDELFKQSRDIFVGDTAEADKFTKQIAFNVIPHIDVFLEDGSTKEEWKMMVETKKILDPKIKLSATCVRVPVFVGHAEAVNIEFEDELSAEDAQAILREAPGIMLVDKREDGGYVTPIECVGDGATFISRVRDDPTVDNGLSLWCVSDNLRKGAALNAVQIAELLGRRHLKKAA; from the coding sequence ATGGGTTATCGGGTTGCTGTTGTCGGAGCGACGGGGAATGTCGGGCGCGAAATGCTCGCCTGTCTTGCCGAACGTGAGTTTCCGGCAGACGAAATTGCCGCGGTCGCATCGTCGCGCTCGCACGGTATGGAAGTCGAATTCGGCGAAACCGAGCGCATGCTCAAATGCCAGAACATCGAACATTTCGATTTTTCCGAATGGGATATTGCGCTGTTTGCCGCGGGTTCCGGACCGGCTCAGGAATATGGCCCCAAGGCAGCCGAAGCCGGATGCACGGTCATCGACAATAGTTCGCTCTTCCGGATGGATCCGGATGTTCCGCTGATCGTACCGGAGGTAAATCCCGAGGCGATTGATGGCTATCGGGCGAAGAATATCATCGCCAATCCCAATTGTTCGACGGCGCAGCTCGTTGTGGCGCTGAAGCCGCTCCACGATGTCGCCAAGATCAAACGCGTCGTCGTGGCGACCTATCAGTCGACGTCCGGTGCCGGGAAATCGGGCATGGATGAGCTGTTCAAGCAATCGCGCGACATTTTTGTCGGCGATACGGCCGAGGCAGACAAATTCACCAAGCAGATCGCATTCAACGTCATTCCGCATATCGATGTCTTCCTGGAAGATGGATCGACCAAGGAAGAGTGGAAGATGATGGTCGAGACGAAGAAGATCCTCGATCCGAAGATCAAGCTCAGCGCTACCTGTGTTCGCGTGCCGGTCTTTGTCGGTCATGCCGAAGCGGTGAATATCGAATTTGAGGATGAACTCTCGGCCGAAGACGCGCAGGCAATTCTGCGCGAGGCACCGGGCATCATGCTCGTCGATAAGCGCGAAGATGGCGGGTATGTCACGCCGATCGAATGCGTCGGCGATGGCGCAACGTTCATCAGCCGCGTGCGCGACGATCCCACCGTCGATAACGGCCTGAGCTTGTGGTGTGTGTCGGACAATCTGCGCAAGGGCGCGGCGCTCAATGCGGTCCAGATCGCCGAACTGCTCGGTCGCCGGCACCTGAAAAAGGCTGCTTAG